A genomic stretch from Bacillus sp. E(2018) includes:
- the citZ gene encoding citrate synthase yields the protein MTATRGLEGIVATTSSVSSIIDDVLTYRGYSIDDLAEHATFEEVVYLLWNGKLPSQSELESFKSELAEASELPAELLEQMKSLPLKNTHPMTVLRTIVSTLAMYDPEAEDMSTDGNYKKAIRLQAQMSSLVTAFARIREGKDPIAPKKELSYAANFLYMLTGKEPDEISETAFNKALVLHADHELNASTFTARVCVATLSDIYSGITAAIGALKGPLHGGANEQVMKMLSEIGEEANVESYLDNAIENKQKIMGFGHRVYKNGDPRAKHLREMSKQLTSITGEEKWYTMSVKIDDTLKQKKGLLPNVDFYSASVYHSLGINHDLFTPIFAISRVSGWIAHILEQYENNRLIRPRAEYIGPDMQQYVALEQR from the coding sequence ATGACAGCTACAAGAGGATTAGAAGGAATTGTTGCAACAACATCTTCTGTCAGCTCTATCATTGACGATGTATTAACCTATAGAGGATATAGCATTGATGACTTAGCTGAACATGCAACTTTTGAGGAAGTTGTATACTTGCTTTGGAATGGTAAACTGCCTTCCCAATCTGAACTAGAATCTTTTAAATCAGAACTGGCTGAGGCTAGTGAGTTGCCTGCAGAATTGTTGGAACAAATGAAATCGCTTCCTTTGAAGAATACACATCCTATGACTGTACTGCGTACGATCGTGTCAACACTAGCGATGTACGATCCAGAAGCAGAGGATATGTCTACAGATGGAAACTACAAAAAAGCCATCCGTCTTCAAGCTCAGATGTCATCACTCGTAACGGCATTTGCACGCATTAGGGAAGGAAAAGATCCGATTGCTCCTAAAAAAGAACTTAGCTATGCAGCTAACTTCCTATATATGCTTACAGGTAAAGAGCCTGATGAAATTTCTGAAACAGCTTTTAACAAAGCATTAGTTTTACATGCTGATCATGAGCTGAATGCATCCACGTTCACTGCACGTGTTTGTGTGGCTACTCTTTCTGATATCTATTCAGGAATCACAGCTGCGATCGGTGCTTTAAAAGGACCACTTCATGGTGGAGCAAACGAACAAGTAATGAAGATGCTTTCTGAGATCGGTGAAGAAGCAAACGTAGAATCTTACTTGGACAACGCGATTGAGAACAAACAAAAGATCATGGGCTTCGGTCACCGTGTTTACAAGAACGGAGATCCACGTGCAAAACACTTGCGTGAAATGTCTAAACAGCTAACTTCTATTACAGGTGAAGAAAAATGGTACACGATGAGCGTAAAGATTGATGATACGCTGAAACAGAAGAAAGGCTTGCTGCCAAACGTAGACTTCTATTCTGCTAGTGTTTATCACAGCTTAGGTATCAATCATGACCTATTCACGCCGATTTTTGCGATTAGCCGTGTTTCTGGCTGGATTGCACATATCTTAGAGCAATACGAAAACAACCGTTTAATTCGCCCTCGTGCTGAATATATCGGACCTGACATGCAGCAATATGTTGCTTTAGAACAAAGATAA
- the ytvI gene encoding sporulation integral membrane protein YtvI — translation MKNLYTELTHRLLRIGFIVFLAVALIFSGYYVSAILYPFIAGAIIALMINPFVGFIVDRFKMNRALAVILSILGLLGVIVLLLTLLIQEMMTGFAYIAHELPAYIQELVFYFERSFKTNVLPLYQDLLSIYSKLGTDQQETVMDNIEKIGTGITTNASSMTQAVINSVSLMIVSLPTFLTVFIFSLLAAFFISKDWYRLTGFLNAIFPEKLILTVTTVYVELRKALFGFLKAQLTLISITACIVLVGLLLMRIDYAVTISVLIGAIDLLPYLGTGAVFLPWIAYCFLTGNYTLTIGLSILYGVVVIQRQIMEPKLLSQTIGLDPLATLVSLFAGFQLLGFIGLIVGPVILVVIRALYEARFFHEIYQFVMKPIHK, via the coding sequence GTGAAAAATTTGTATACTGAGCTAACACATCGTTTGTTGCGCATCGGTTTTATTGTATTCCTTGCAGTCGCCCTCATATTTTCAGGCTATTATGTTTCTGCTATTCTTTATCCTTTTATAGCAGGTGCCATCATAGCGCTGATGATCAACCCTTTTGTCGGCTTTATCGTGGATCGATTCAAAATGAATAGAGCTCTTGCCGTCATTCTTTCTATATTAGGACTTTTAGGTGTAATTGTCTTGTTACTAACCTTGCTCATTCAAGAAATGATGACTGGTTTTGCCTATATTGCACATGAATTGCCTGCTTATATTCAAGAGCTGGTCTTTTATTTCGAACGATCATTTAAAACAAACGTACTTCCTTTATATCAAGATTTACTCTCTATCTATAGCAAGTTGGGAACGGATCAACAAGAAACTGTAATGGATAATATCGAGAAGATCGGAACCGGGATCACCACTAATGCGTCCAGTATGACACAGGCCGTGATTAATAGTGTCTCTCTAATGATCGTAAGTCTTCCAACTTTTTTAACGGTTTTTATCTTTTCACTGCTCGCTGCTTTTTTTATTAGTAAGGATTGGTATCGTCTAACAGGGTTCCTTAACGCGATCTTCCCTGAAAAGTTAATCCTTACTGTCACAACGGTATATGTTGAACTCCGAAAAGCTTTATTTGGTTTTTTAAAAGCTCAGTTAACGTTGATCTCCATAACAGCTTGTATCGTATTAGTAGGACTCTTGTTAATGAGGATTGATTATGCCGTAACTATATCTGTCCTGATCGGAGCAATCGATCTGCTCCCATACCTTGGGACAGGAGCTGTATTTCTGCCGTGGATCGCTTATTGCTTCTTAACAGGAAATTATACGCTCACGATCGGACTATCGATTTTGTATGGTGTTGTCGTTATTCAACGACAGATCATGGAACCAAAGCTTCTATCACAAACGATCGGACTCGATCCTCTCGCGACTTTAGTCTCTTTATTTGCTGGATTCCAGCTTCTTGGGTTTATCGGGCTTATTGTAGGTCCTGTTATCTTAGTTGTTATTCGTGCGCTTTATGAAGCAAGGTTCTTTCATGAGATCTATCAATTTGTTATGAAGCCTATACACAAATAA
- the mdh gene encoding malate dehydrogenase, with product MANKRKKISVIGGGFTGATTAFILGQKEVGDVVLVDIPQMENPTKGKALDMMEASPVQGFDASITGTSDYADTAESDVVVITAGIARKPGMSRDDLVNTNAGIMKSVTKEIVKHSPDCTIIVLTNPVDAMTYTVLKESGFPKSRVIGQSGILDTARFRTFVAMELNVSVKDVTGFVLGGHGDDMVPLVRYSYAGGIPLEKLISKERLDAIVERTRKGGGEIVNLLGNGSAYYAPAASLVEMVEAIVKDQRRVLPSIAFLEGEYGYDGICLGVPTILGGGGLEEIIELELTAEEKAALDQSAESVKSVMKVLA from the coding sequence ATGGCTAACAAACGAAAAAAGATTTCGGTTATTGGTGGAGGATTTACAGGAGCGACAACGGCTTTTATCTTAGGACAAAAAGAAGTTGGGGATGTAGTGTTAGTTGATATTCCTCAAATGGAAAACCCTACAAAAGGTAAAGCGCTAGACATGATGGAAGCAAGTCCTGTTCAAGGTTTCGACGCGTCCATTACAGGTACTAGCGATTATGCAGATACAGCAGAATCTGATGTAGTGGTCATAACAGCGGGAATTGCTCGAAAACCTGGTATGAGCCGTGATGACCTTGTGAACACAAACGCTGGAATCATGAAGAGCGTAACGAAAGAGATCGTTAAACATTCTCCTGATTGCACGATTATCGTTTTAACAAATCCAGTCGATGCGATGACTTACACGGTATTAAAAGAGTCTGGTTTCCCTAAAAGCCGTGTTATCGGACAATCTGGAATACTAGATACAGCTCGTTTCCGTACCTTTGTTGCAATGGAGCTAAACGTATCCGTAAAAGATGTTACTGGTTTTGTTCTTGGCGGGCACGGAGATGATATGGTGCCACTTGTACGTTACTCTTATGCAGGTGGAATTCCGTTAGAGAAATTAATCTCTAAAGAGCGCTTAGATGCAATTGTTGAGCGCACACGTAAGGGTGGAGGAGAAATCGTTAATCTATTAGGTAATGGATCTGCTTATTATGCACCTGCTGCTTCCTTAGTAGAGATGGTCGAAGCAATCGTTAAAGACCAACGTAGAGTGCTTCCTTCCATCGCCTTCTTAGAAGGTGAGTATGGTTACGATGGTATCTGTCTTGGCGTTCCAACGATTCTTGGCGGTGGCGGTCTAGAAGAGATCATTGAACTTGAACTGACAGCAGAAGAGAAAGCCGCACTTGATCAATCGGCTGAATCTGTTAAATCTGTGATGAAAGTATTAGCATAA
- the pnpS gene encoding two-component system histidine kinase PnpS produces MHDFKNRVLTFFLLGILLVFILLALIMGNIVHHSVKDKRMAFYKGELSLIEQVLKTEESKLVIMNLLRTVSKDLDGEIYVLDSDWNVKYSSDTNSPRNMSLFKKENVTNSEKLAQKNENGKLFYTLKKKDETGYIQVVIPEDAAESEERSIWIMMSIGFLICFIIILYVSLKVIHKIVRPVEEATQTAKELAKGNFKARTYEYFGEDIGELNYSLNVLARNLEKMTKSQESQHDRLITLIENMGSGLILIDKNGYINLVNKTFKELFKEHTDYWTGHLFYEVFPYTSIKDIVKETYLTEKKVRRNTVIPIHIDTKHFDVYSAPVMNARGKLKGIVLVFHDITELKKLEQVRKDFVANVSHELKTPITSLKGFAETLLDGAGDNEEYRNKFLTIMLNESDRLQALIQDLLDLSKSEQGFHMDTETVDLGALVNDTFEILQPKAEKKGIVLSVDIAGETVMDGDPPRLKQVIINLVSNSLTYTPAGGRVNVRVEELEDHVKLLIKDTGIGIKESEIPRIFERFYRVDKARSRNSGGTGLGLAIVKHLVEAHHGTIEVQSKPGEGSQFTILFPKKFEL; encoded by the coding sequence ATGCATGATTTTAAAAACCGAGTACTTACCTTTTTCCTGCTCGGTATTTTATTAGTTTTTATTTTATTAGCCCTTATAATGGGAAACATTGTTCACCATAGTGTGAAAGATAAACGGATGGCTTTTTATAAAGGTGAATTGAGTTTGATCGAACAAGTCCTCAAGACTGAAGAATCAAAACTAGTCATCATGAATCTATTAAGAACGGTATCTAAGGATCTTGATGGTGAAATTTATGTCCTCGATTCAGATTGGAACGTAAAATATTCATCTGATACAAATAGTCCGAGAAACATGTCTTTATTTAAAAAAGAGAATGTAACGAATAGTGAGAAACTCGCTCAAAAGAATGAGAATGGAAAATTATTCTATACGTTAAAAAAGAAGGACGAAACTGGATACATTCAGGTCGTCATACCAGAAGATGCAGCAGAATCCGAAGAAAGATCGATCTGGATCATGATGTCGATCGGTTTTTTAATCTGTTTTATCATTATTCTATACGTGTCTCTTAAAGTAATTCATAAGATCGTCAGACCTGTAGAAGAAGCCACACAGACAGCGAAAGAGCTTGCAAAAGGAAACTTTAAAGCGAGGACGTATGAGTATTTTGGAGAAGATATCGGAGAGTTAAACTACTCATTAAATGTATTGGCACGGAATCTCGAAAAGATGACAAAATCCCAAGAATCTCAGCATGATCGTTTGATAACATTGATCGAGAATATGGGAAGCGGACTTATTCTTATTGATAAAAATGGCTATATCAACTTAGTAAACAAAACGTTCAAAGAATTGTTTAAAGAACATACAGATTATTGGACAGGTCATCTCTTTTATGAAGTATTTCCTTACACGTCTATCAAGGACATTGTGAAAGAAACGTATTTAACGGAAAAAAAAGTGAGAAGGAATACGGTGATTCCTATTCACATCGATACCAAACATTTTGATGTTTATAGTGCACCTGTAATGAACGCAAGAGGTAAGCTCAAAGGGATCGTGCTAGTTTTTCACGATATTACAGAGCTTAAGAAACTTGAGCAAGTAAGAAAAGATTTCGTTGCTAATGTCTCACATGAACTTAAAACGCCGATTACTTCTTTAAAGGGTTTTGCCGAGACTTTATTAGATGGTGCTGGTGATAATGAAGAGTATCGTAATAAGTTTTTAACGATCATGTTAAATGAAAGCGATAGGTTGCAGGCGCTTATTCAAGATTTGTTGGATCTATCAAAAAGCGAGCAAGGTTTTCATATGGATACCGAAACTGTTGATCTGGGTGCTCTAGTAAACGATACCTTTGAGATTCTTCAACCAAAAGCTGAAAAAAAAGGTATTGTTCTTTCAGTAGACATTGCTGGTGAAACAGTTATGGATGGAGATCCACCTCGTTTGAAGCAGGTCATCATCAACCTCGTATCAAATAGTTTAACCTACACACCTGCTGGTGGTCGTGTCAACGTAAGGGTGGAAGAACTAGAAGATCATGTGAAGTTGCTTATTAAAGATACTGGGATCGGCATCAAAGAAAGTGAGATTCCTCGTATATTCGAACGTTTCTACCGTGTAGATAAAGCGAGAAGCAGGAATTCAGGAGGAACTGGATTAGGACTTGCAATCGTCAAGCATCTCGTAGAAGCACATCACGGAACGATTGAAGTTCAGAGTAAGCCAGGTGAAGGGTCTCAGTTTACGATTCTATTTCCAAAGAAGTTTGAGTTATAA
- the pyk gene encoding pyruvate kinase — protein MRKTKIVCTIGPASESIDKLKELMNAGMNVSRLNFSHGDFDEHGQRIINIREASKELGKTVAILLDTKGPEIRTQTLEGGVAELVAGNELIVSMEEVVGNDKKISVTYPGLVEDVHVGSRILLDDGLIELEVTAIGEKELTTKILNSGTLKNKKGVNVPNVSVKLPGITDKDAKDIEFGIEQGVDFIAASFVRRATDVLEIREILDRHNANHIQIIPKIENQEGVDNIDEILAVSDGLMVARGDLGVEIPAEEVPLVQKMLIKKCNELGKPVITATQMLDSMQRNPRPTRAEASDVANAIFDGTDAIMLSGETAAGTYPVEAVLTMHKIASRAESSLNYKTLLSSRSKESKTTITDAISQSVSFTALNLDADAVITATEKGQTARMISKYRPKAPIIAVTSNEDVCRKLALVWGVTPVKGEKAGTTDEMFQIAIDSALKAEAVQHGNLVVITAGVPVGESGSTNLMKVHIIGDVLAKAQGIGQSSASGKVVVAKTAQEAMDKMTEGAILVTVGTDRDMIGAFEKASAVITEEGGLTSHAAVCGVSLSIPVIVGLQNATEIFKDGQEITIDASVGYIYDGRKNVI, from the coding sequence ATGCGCAAAACAAAAATCGTTTGTACGATAGGACCGGCAAGCGAAAGTATTGATAAGTTAAAAGAATTAATGAATGCTGGGATGAACGTTTCCCGCCTAAATTTCTCTCACGGTGACTTTGATGAGCACGGTCAACGAATCATCAACATTCGTGAAGCATCGAAAGAGCTTGGAAAAACAGTTGCGATCCTTCTAGATACAAAGGGACCTGAAATCCGTACTCAAACTCTTGAAGGCGGAGTAGCTGAACTTGTTGCTGGAAACGAATTAATCGTTTCTATGGAAGAAGTAGTGGGTAACGACAAAAAGATCTCTGTAACATATCCAGGTCTTGTTGAAGATGTACATGTAGGATCAAGAATCCTGCTTGATGACGGACTTATCGAACTTGAAGTAACAGCGATCGGCGAAAAAGAACTGACTACAAAAATCTTAAACTCCGGTACATTAAAAAATAAAAAAGGTGTAAACGTACCTAACGTAAGCGTGAAACTTCCTGGTATCACAGACAAAGATGCGAAAGATATCGAATTTGGTATTGAACAAGGTGTTGATTTTATTGCTGCGTCATTCGTACGTCGTGCAACAGATGTTCTTGAAATTCGTGAGATCTTAGATCGACACAATGCTAACCATATTCAAATCATCCCTAAGATTGAGAACCAAGAAGGTGTAGACAATATCGATGAGATCCTTGCTGTCTCTGACGGTCTTATGGTAGCACGTGGTGACCTTGGTGTTGAAATTCCGGCTGAAGAAGTACCTCTTGTACAAAAGATGCTGATCAAGAAGTGTAACGAGCTTGGAAAGCCAGTTATTACCGCAACTCAAATGTTAGATTCTATGCAACGTAACCCGCGTCCTACGCGTGCTGAAGCAAGTGACGTAGCAAACGCAATCTTCGATGGTACAGATGCAATCATGCTATCAGGTGAAACAGCTGCTGGTACTTATCCAGTTGAAGCGGTTCTGACAATGCATAAGATTGCTAGCCGTGCTGAAAGCTCTTTGAACTATAAGACATTATTATCTTCAAGAAGCAAAGAGAGTAAAACGACAATTACAGATGCGATCTCTCAATCTGTTTCCTTTACAGCTCTAAACCTTGATGCAGATGCTGTTATTACAGCTACTGAAAAAGGCCAAACAGCTCGTATGATTTCAAAATATCGTCCAAAAGCTCCTATTATCGCAGTAACAAGCAACGAAGATGTTTGCCGTAAGCTTGCACTAGTTTGGGGAGTAACACCAGTTAAAGGTGAAAAAGCTGGAACAACAGATGAAATGTTCCAAATCGCAATTGATTCAGCGCTTAAAGCAGAAGCTGTTCAACATGGAAACCTTGTAGTGATCACGGCAGGTGTACCAGTCGGTGAATCTGGATCTACAAACTTAATGAAGGTCCACATTATTGGTGATGTGCTAGCTAAAGCTCAAGGAATCGGACAATCTTCAGCTTCAGGAAAAGTAGTTGTAGCTAAGACGGCTCAAGAAGCGATGGATAAGATGACTGAAGGTGCAATTCTTGTAACGGTAGGAACGGACCGTGATATGATCGGTGCTTTCGAAAAAGCATCTGCTGTTATTACAGAAGAAGGCGGCTTAACAAGCCATGCAGCTGTTTGTGGAGTTTCACTAAGTATTCCGGTTATCGTTGGTTTGCAAAACGCAACTGAAATCTTTAAAGATGGACAAGAGATCACGATCGATGCTTCTGTTGGATACATCTATGACGGAAGAAAGAACGTTATCTAA
- a CDS encoding DUF441 domain-containing protein — MGPLLFLLGLLIIGLLAKNQSLIVAVVFLLVLKFTGMGDKWFPAIQQKGINWGVTIITIAVLVPIASGEIGFKQLTDSLRSYYAWVALLSGIFVAVIASKGLHLLQNDPHITAALVLGTILAVALFQGVAVGPLIGAGIAYMAMKLVGMFSGS, encoded by the coding sequence ATGGGACCTTTACTTTTTTTATTGGGGTTATTGATCATTGGCTTACTTGCAAAAAATCAATCATTAATCGTCGCTGTGGTATTTTTATTAGTTTTAAAATTTACCGGTATGGGTGACAAGTGGTTTCCTGCTATTCAGCAAAAAGGAATCAACTGGGGTGTGACGATCATAACGATTGCCGTATTAGTTCCGATAGCATCCGGTGAGATAGGCTTTAAACAGTTGACTGACTCATTGCGTTCTTATTATGCGTGGGTTGCTTTATTATCTGGCATTTTCGTTGCAGTGATCGCAAGTAAAGGACTTCACCTGCTTCAGAATGACCCTCATATTACGGCAGCTTTAGTACTAGGGACGATCCTTGCCGTTGCTCTTTTTCAAGGAGTGGCTGTTGGACCGTTGATCGGGGCAGGAATCGCTTATATGGCCATGAAATTAGTAGGAATGTTTTCTGGTTCATGA
- a CDS encoding FxsA family protein, giving the protein MFRKLLPIFILIPAIEVGLFILAGQYIGIPATIAGIFITGILGAYLAKKEGVQTLQRVKMQLESGQMPGEAVLDGACILVGGALLLAPGFLTDILGFFLLIPPLRKPVKLWMKAKLFQKMQSGQFYFIKRR; this is encoded by the coding sequence GTGTTTCGTAAGCTATTACCGATCTTTATTCTTATTCCTGCCATTGAGGTTGGACTCTTTATATTGGCTGGACAATATATAGGCATTCCTGCAACGATTGCTGGAATATTTATCACGGGTATACTAGGTGCGTATTTAGCAAAAAAAGAAGGTGTACAGACGCTTCAACGTGTGAAGATGCAGCTTGAGAGTGGTCAGATGCCAGGAGAGGCAGTTCTTGATGGAGCATGTATTCTAGTCGGTGGAGCATTACTCTTAGCACCTGGATTTCTAACTGACATTCTAGGTTTCTTCTTACTTATCCCTCCACTAAGAAAACCAGTAAAGTTGTGGATGAAAGCAAAACTCTTCCAAAAGATGCAATCAGGACAGTTTTACTTCATAAAAAGAAGGTAG
- the icd gene encoding NADP-dependent isocitrate dehydrogenase codes for MSNGERITVDNGVLNVPNQPVIPFIEGDGTGPDIWAAASRVLEAAVEKAYNGEKKIVWKEVLAGEKAFNQTGEWLPAETLDVIRDYIIAIKGPLTTPVGGGIRSLNVALRQELDLFTCLRPVQYFKGVPSPVKRPEDTNMVIFRENTEDIYAGIEYASGSDEVKKLIQFLQDEMGANKIRFPETSGIGIKPVSSEGTQRLVRAAIQYAINEGRKSVTLVHKGNIMKYTEGAFKNWGYELAEAEFGDKVFTWAQYDRIVEESGKDAANKAQADAEAAGKIIVKDSIADIFLQQILTRPAEFDVVATMNLNGDYISDALAAQVGGIGIAPGANINYETGHAIFEATHGTAPKYAGLDKVNPSSVILSGVLMLEHLGWGEAAKLVLSSMENTIASKVVTYDFARLMDGATEVKCSEFADELIKNM; via the coding sequence ATGTCTAACGGAGAACGTATTACAGTCGACAATGGTGTATTAAACGTACCAAATCAACCGGTGATCCCTTTTATTGAAGGTGACGGAACGGGTCCTGATATTTGGGCTGCTGCTTCACGTGTATTAGAAGCTGCTGTTGAAAAAGCATATAACGGTGAGAAAAAGATCGTTTGGAAAGAAGTATTAGCGGGAGAAAAAGCGTTTAACCAAACAGGTGAATGGCTTCCTGCAGAAACTCTTGATGTGATTCGCGATTACATAATTGCGATTAAAGGACCTTTAACAACGCCAGTAGGCGGAGGAATCCGTTCTTTAAACGTTGCTTTAAGACAAGAATTGGATCTATTTACTTGTCTTCGTCCAGTTCAATACTTTAAAGGTGTTCCTTCACCAGTTAAACGCCCTGAAGATACAAACATGGTTATTTTCCGTGAGAATACAGAAGATATCTATGCTGGTATCGAGTATGCTAGTGGATCGGATGAAGTTAAAAAGTTGATCCAATTCCTACAAGATGAAATGGGAGCTAACAAAATCCGTTTCCCTGAAACTTCAGGTATCGGTATTAAGCCTGTTTCTTCAGAAGGTACACAGCGTCTTGTTCGTGCAGCTATTCAGTATGCGATCAACGAAGGACGTAAGAGTGTAACTCTTGTTCATAAAGGAAACATCATGAAATATACAGAGGGTGCTTTCAAAAACTGGGGCTATGAGTTAGCTGAAGCTGAGTTTGGTGACAAAGTATTCACATGGGCACAGTATGACCGTATTGTTGAAGAAAGCGGAAAAGACGCTGCAAACAAAGCACAAGCAGATGCAGAAGCTGCAGGTAAGATCATTGTTAAGGACTCTATCGCTGATATCTTCTTACAACAGATCTTAACTCGTCCAGCTGAGTTTGATGTCGTTGCTACGATGAACTTAAATGGAGATTACATCTCTGATGCTCTTGCTGCACAAGTTGGCGGTATCGGTATCGCACCAGGTGCTAACATCAACTACGAAACAGGACATGCTATCTTTGAAGCAACTCATGGTACTGCACCAAAGTATGCTGGTCTTGATAAAGTAAATCCATCATCTGTTATTCTTTCAGGTGTGTTGATGCTTGAACATCTTGGATGGGGAGAAGCTGCTAAATTAGTACTTTCTTCTATGGAAAACACAATCGCAAGCAAAGTTGTTACTTACGACTTTGCACGCTTGATGGACGGCGCTACAGAAGTTAAATGTTCTGAGTTTGCTGACGAACTAATCAAAAACATGTAA
- a CDS encoding MaoC/PaaZ C-terminal domain-containing protein translates to MLIGKKRKLGRKIDEIQAGEKLEMQETIEDKDLLLYLGLTNDNNPLFIQHDYATLTPYKKPVVPQVMLMGMVTSAVSKYLPGPGSSIVESSFTFIKPVYHYSKLTFLFEITEVSRDKHIVHMNVRAVNEEGIEVLKSTLQVCPPYAPKSITSNTMENF, encoded by the coding sequence ATGCTGATCGGAAAAAAACGAAAACTTGGACGAAAAATAGATGAGATCCAAGCTGGTGAAAAATTAGAGATGCAAGAAACGATTGAAGATAAAGATCTTCTTTTGTATTTAGGCTTAACAAATGACAATAACCCATTATTCATCCAACACGATTATGCAACATTGACACCATACAAAAAGCCAGTCGTCCCTCAGGTAATGTTAATGGGCATGGTGACATCGGCTGTATCAAAATATTTACCGGGTCCTGGTAGTTCTATCGTAGAATCTAGTTTTACATTTATTAAACCGGTTTATCACTATTCAAAATTAACTTTTTTATTTGAAATCACTGAAGTAAGTCGAGACAAGCATATTGTGCATATGAACGTTAGAGCGGTAAATGAGGAAGGGATCGAAGTGTTGAAGAGCACTTTGCAAGTTTGTCCTCCATATGCACCGAAATCCATTACATCTAATACCATGGAAAATTTTTAA
- a CDS encoding response regulator transcription factor, which produces MSQKLLVVEDEISISTLLQFNLEQAGFQVVTAMDGKSGLEKAESEEPNLIILDLMLPEMDGIEVCKELRLRKLNIPILMLTAKDDEFDKVLGLELGADDYMTKPFSPREVVARVKAILRRSTSVITESEKKKEEVEHLKIGEVDIYPENYEAYFKEKALELTPKEFELLVYLARHKSRVLSREQLLSAVWNYDFVGDTRIVDVHISHLREKIENNTRKPIYIKTIRGLGYKLEEPQ; this is translated from the coding sequence ATGAGCCAAAAGTTACTCGTAGTAGAAGATGAAATTTCGATCTCAACATTGTTGCAATTTAACTTAGAACAAGCAGGATTTCAAGTAGTTACGGCAATGGATGGCAAGAGTGGATTAGAAAAAGCAGAAAGCGAAGAACCTAATCTAATCATATTAGACCTTATGCTGCCGGAAATGGATGGAATAGAAGTATGTAAAGAACTCCGTCTAAGGAAATTAAATATTCCTATTCTCATGTTAACGGCTAAGGATGATGAATTTGATAAAGTGTTAGGCCTTGAGTTAGGTGCGGATGACTATATGACGAAACCGTTCAGTCCAAGAGAAGTGGTTGCAAGGGTAAAGGCGATCCTCCGCAGGTCGACATCAGTCATTACAGAATCAGAAAAGAAAAAAGAGGAAGTAGAACATCTTAAAATTGGTGAAGTTGATATTTATCCTGAAAATTATGAAGCATATTTCAAAGAGAAAGCATTAGAGCTTACACCAAAAGAATTTGAACTGCTCGTCTATCTTGCTCGACACAAGAGCCGTGTTCTATCGAGAGAGCAGTTGCTTTCTGCCGTTTGGAACTATGATTTTGTAGGTGACACACGAATTGTTGATGTGCATATCAGCCATCTAAGAGAGAAAATCGAGAATAATACACGCAAGCCGATTTATATTAAAACCATAAGGGGATTAGGATATAAGTTAGAGGAGCCTCAATAA